AAAAAGAGATCCCAGCTTTCGCTGGGATGACGTTGTAAAACCCCGTCCGCTCTTCCACCCTCCCCGGTCAGCCGGCCGGGTCGGGTTCGGCCGGCTTCTGCGCGCGCTGTTCGTCGACAAATTCGCTGATCGCCTTGCCGCTGGCATTGAGCAGCGGATAGGTGCGCGCGTCGGACAGCCAGTCGGGGCGGCGCGCACCGCTGCCGTAGAATGTGTCGTAGACGAGGCTGAAGGCGAGGAAGACCAGGGTCGCGCCGATCAGGCCCTTGATCGCGCCGAAGCCGCCGCCCAGCACCCGGTCGATCGGGCCGAGCACCGACTGGCGGGTGCGCTGGCCGATCGCGCGGGCGAGCAGCTTGCCAGCGCCAAAGGTGACGGCGAAGATCAGGAAGAAGGCCAGCACCGCCGCCCCGCTCTCGCTGCCGACGAAGCTGGTCAGCAACTCGGTGACGGAGGCATGGAACAGGCTGATCGCGAAGATGCCCGCGACCCAGGCGATCAGCGACAGGGTTTCGGTCACGAACCCGCGCAGCAGGCCGAATATGGCGCAA
The sequence above is drawn from the Sphingobium sp. AP49 genome and encodes:
- a CDS encoding CvpA family protein, translated to MNAVDILVLLLIGGCAIFGLLRGFVTETLSLIAWVAGIFAISLFHASVTELLTSFVGSESGAAVLAFFLIFAVTFGAGKLLARAIGQRTRQSVLGPIDRVLGGGFGAIKGLIGATLVFLAFSLVYDTFYGSGARRPDWLSDARTYPLLNASGKAISEFVDEQRAQKPAEPDPAG